Proteins encoded by one window of Paenibacillus sp. DCT19:
- a CDS encoding DUF2621 domain-containing protein codes for MIFDSYALTLVSSSPSNWFMNTMAFWTFVLLGSMCIGGFFMMRKFLKVLPKADGKSKLDWQNHWVETSRHLWTDEAKAFLDQLVEPVPGPFRDIAKHSIAAEIGRIAVEDQATEVSRDHCIKGYIIATPKRDNKFLVKFLEKNKIDYLPYKHLINK; via the coding sequence ATGATTTTCGATTCCTATGCTTTGACGCTGGTCAGCAGTTCACCCAGCAATTGGTTTATGAATACCATGGCGTTCTGGACATTTGTTTTGCTTGGCAGTATGTGCATTGGCGGATTTTTTATGATGCGCAAGTTCCTGAAGGTTCTCCCTAAGGCAGACGGCAAGTCCAAGCTAGATTGGCAGAATCATTGGGTCGAGACAAGTCGTCACTTATGGACAGACGAAGCCAAGGCATTTTTGGATCAACTGGTGGAACCTGTTCCCGGTCCTTTTCGTGATATCGCCAAACATTCCATCGCTGCTGAGATTGGTAGAATCGCTGTGGAAGATCAGGCTACAGAAGTTTCGAGAGATCATTGCATCAAAGGATACATTATTGCCACCCCGAAGCGTGATAATAAGTTCCTCGTGAAATTCTTAGAGAAAAATAAAATTGATTATTTGCCCTATAAACATCTAATAAACAAATAA
- a CDS encoding deoxyribonuclease IV yields the protein MLKIGSHVSFSDKGLLSATKEASSYGSSSFMIYTGAPQNTRRKPIESMYIEEGKLAMQAGGMEDIVVHAPYIINLGSYKENTYELAVSFLQEEIRRTHAIGVKNIVLHPGAFTDKDAHYGIERIAQGLNEVLDGVRETDVNIALETMAGKGTEMGRSFEEIAQIIEKVTHNERLTVCMDTCHIHDAGYDIVNDIDGVLKQFDEIVGLDRIAVMHINDSKNPVGAHKDRHTPIGSGWIGYEAIHRIVHHEALQGRPFILETPWIGKEAKTQRPMYEAEIALLRGDIEGRFGGEFLTDVEQLHHFFQGKEIEARSYVLDVWTLLKNDAKAKKADPREPLERLYDLVAEAALFPQLSEEQLNQRLIAWLAGKEALVTV from the coding sequence ATGCTGAAAATCGGCTCCCACGTGTCCTTTTCGGACAAGGGATTATTGAGTGCAACGAAGGAAGCGTCCTCGTACGGTTCTAGCTCGTTTATGATATATACAGGTGCACCGCAGAATACACGTCGTAAGCCTATCGAATCCATGTATATTGAAGAAGGTAAACTTGCTATGCAAGCAGGTGGAATGGAAGATATCGTTGTCCATGCGCCTTACATTATTAACCTCGGTTCGTACAAAGAAAATACGTACGAGCTTGCTGTGAGCTTCCTTCAGGAAGAGATTCGTCGTACACATGCCATTGGTGTCAAAAATATCGTATTGCACCCAGGTGCATTTACCGACAAAGATGCACATTATGGTATTGAGCGGATCGCTCAAGGACTAAATGAAGTACTGGACGGTGTGAGAGAGACTGATGTAAATATCGCCTTGGAAACGATGGCGGGTAAAGGAACTGAGATGGGTCGTAGTTTCGAAGAAATTGCCCAAATCATTGAAAAAGTAACGCACAATGAACGCCTTACTGTATGTATGGATACCTGTCACATTCACGATGCTGGATACGATATCGTGAATGATATTGACGGTGTTCTGAAACAGTTTGACGAAATCGTAGGTCTTGACCGCATTGCGGTTATGCATATTAATGATAGTAAGAACCCTGTGGGTGCACATAAAGACCGGCATACGCCGATTGGCTCTGGCTGGATTGGTTATGAAGCGATTCATCGTATCGTTCACCATGAAGCACTACAAGGCCGCCCATTCATTCTGGAGACGCCTTGGATCGGGAAAGAAGCCAAGACACAACGTCCGATGTACGAAGCTGAGATTGCTTTGCTGCGCGGCGATATTGAAGGTCGATTTGGCGGAGAGTTCCTGACAGATGTGGAGCAATTGCATCACTTCTTCCAAGGGAAAGAGATTGAAGCCCGTTCTTATGTACTAGATGTGTGGACTTTGCTCAAGAACGATGCGAAAGCCAAAAAAGCAGATCCACGTGAACCGCTAGAGCGCCTATATGACTTGGTAGCTGAAGCAGCGCTGTTCCCACAACTCAGTGAAGAACAACTGAATCAACGCTTGATTGCTTGGCTTGCAGGCAAGGAAGCACTGGTCACGGTTTAA
- the purU gene encoding formyltetrahydrofolate deformylase encodes MEIHAKQVRPDAKNRADRARMLISCPDGPGIVAAVSHFLHQHGANIVQSDQYTMDPAGGMFFMRIEFDLPQLEASLPKLEDDFAEVATRFEMEWTLSAVSRKKKLAIFVSKEDHCLVELLWQWQAGDLDADIALVVSNHLDMKDYVESFGIPYHHIPVTADTKKEAEQRQLDIIGDDIDVIILARYMQIISPMFIEHYRNRIINIHHSFLPAFVGGKPYAQAYNRGVKIIGATAHYVTEELDGGPIIEQDVQRVSHGDDVTELKRIGRTIERVVLARAVKWHVEDRILVHENKTVVF; translated from the coding sequence ATGGAGATTCATGCTAAACAAGTACGTCCTGATGCTAAAAACCGCGCCGATCGGGCGCGGATGCTCATTTCCTGCCCTGATGGGCCGGGAATTGTAGCGGCTGTTTCACATTTCTTGCACCAACACGGTGCAAACATTGTTCAGTCTGACCAGTACACGATGGATCCAGCTGGCGGCATGTTCTTCATGCGTATTGAGTTTGACCTTCCACAGCTCGAAGCGAGTCTTCCTAAGCTGGAAGATGACTTTGCTGAGGTAGCAACTCGTTTCGAAATGGAGTGGACTTTGTCGGCTGTAAGCCGTAAGAAGAAACTTGCCATTTTTGTATCCAAAGAAGATCACTGCCTCGTTGAATTGTTGTGGCAATGGCAAGCTGGCGACCTAGATGCAGACATTGCACTGGTTGTTAGTAATCATCTGGATATGAAAGATTATGTGGAGTCCTTTGGTATTCCGTATCATCATATTCCGGTTACAGCAGACACGAAGAAGGAAGCAGAACAACGTCAGCTCGACATCATTGGTGACGATATTGACGTCATTATCCTTGCGCGTTATATGCAGATCATCTCACCAATGTTCATCGAACATTATCGTAATCGTATTATTAACATTCATCACTCATTCCTTCCAGCCTTTGTGGGTGGCAAGCCTTATGCTCAGGCATACAACCGTGGTGTTAAAATCATTGGTGCTACGGCTCACTACGTTACGGAAGAGCTGGATGGTGGACCGATCATTGAGCAGGACGTACAGCGTGTAAGCCACGGGGATGACGTCACTGAATTGAAACGTATCGGACGTACAATCGAACGTGTTGTTCTAGCGCGTGCTGTGAAATGGCATGTAGAAGACCGTATCTTGGTTCACGAAAATAAAACCGTTGTATTTTAA
- the tkt gene encoding transketolase produces the protein MTDKNEAIQKDENTTIDNLSITTVRTLAIDAIEKANSGHPGMPMGSAPMGYQLFAKTMTHNPNHPTWVNRDRFVLSAGHGSMLLYSLLHLSGYDLPMEELKQFRQWGSKTPGHPEFGHTAGVDATTGPLGQGIAMAVGMAMAEAQLGATYNKEQFNVVDHYTYAICGDGDLMEGVSHESASLAGRLHLGKLIMLFDSNDITLDGKLDLSSSESIAKRFEAYGWQVLRVEDGNDLPAIEKAIQEGQADTLRPTLIEVKTVIGYGSPNKQGKGGHGGTHGSPLGADEAKLTKEYYKWVYEENFHVPAEVRDHFAQVKDRGIAANQAWDEKFAEYKKAFPELAAQFETAINGDLPEGWDRDLPKYAATDKALSTRVASGNALNGLAHNVPQLTGGSADLESSTMTHLNNLTNFTPEDYAGRNIYFGIREFGMAGAMNGMALHSGVKVFGGTFFVFTDYLRPAVRLAALMNLPVTYVLTHDSIAVGEDGPTHEPIEQLASLRIIPNLTVIRPADGNETSAAWAYALENKSNPVALVLTRQNLPILEGTVEGSRENVKRGAYVVSDSKDGKAVAQIIATGSEVQLAVKAQAALAEQGIQVRVISMPSWDLFEKQDKAYKESVLLPDVKARLAIEMAHPMGWEKYVGDQGDILGINTFGASAPGDRVIQEYGFTVDNVVSRVKALL, from the coding sequence ATGACTGACAAGAACGAAGCGATTCAAAAGGACGAGAACACTACAATCGACAATCTGTCGATTACAACCGTACGTACTTTGGCGATTGATGCAATTGAGAAGGCAAATTCCGGACACCCGGGAATGCCGATGGGCTCCGCTCCAATGGGGTACCAACTTTTTGCAAAAACGATGACTCATAACCCGAACCACCCAACTTGGGTTAACCGGGACCGTTTTGTCCTGTCCGCAGGACATGGCTCCATGTTGCTGTACAGCTTGCTGCACCTGAGCGGCTACGACTTGCCAATGGAAGAACTGAAACAGTTCCGCCAATGGGGAAGCAAAACTCCGGGTCACCCGGAATTCGGACATACTGCTGGTGTTGACGCAACTACAGGCCCACTGGGTCAAGGTATTGCAATGGCAGTTGGTATGGCGATGGCTGAAGCACAATTGGGTGCAACATATAACAAAGAACAATTTAACGTTGTGGATCACTACACATACGCAATCTGCGGTGATGGTGACTTGATGGAAGGCGTATCTCATGAATCAGCTTCCTTGGCTGGACGTTTGCACCTGGGTAAACTGATCATGTTGTTCGACTCCAACGACATCACTTTGGATGGTAAATTGGATCTGTCTTCTTCCGAAAGCATTGCGAAGCGTTTTGAAGCTTATGGCTGGCAAGTGCTGCGCGTTGAAGATGGTAACGATCTTCCTGCAATCGAAAAAGCAATTCAAGAAGGTCAAGCAGACACGCTGCGTCCTACATTGATTGAAGTGAAAACTGTTATTGGTTATGGTAGCCCGAACAAACAAGGTAAAGGCGGCCACGGCGGTACTCACGGATCTCCACTGGGTGCAGATGAAGCTAAATTGACTAAAGAATATTATAAATGGGTTTACGAAGAAAACTTCCACGTACCAGCTGAAGTTCGCGATCACTTTGCACAAGTGAAAGATCGCGGTATCGCTGCTAACCAAGCATGGGATGAGAAGTTTGCTGAGTACAAAAAAGCATTCCCAGAGCTTGCTGCTCAATTCGAGACAGCGATCAACGGCGACCTTCCAGAAGGATGGGATCGTGACCTGCCTAAATATGCAGCAACAGACAAAGCACTCTCTACTCGTGTAGCATCTGGTAACGCTCTGAACGGTCTGGCGCACAACGTGCCACAACTGACAGGCGGATCTGCTGACTTGGAAAGCTCCACGATGACTCACTTGAACAACCTGACTAACTTCACTCCTGAAGATTATGCAGGTCGCAACATCTACTTCGGTATCCGTGAATTCGGTATGGCTGGTGCAATGAACGGTATGGCTCTGCACAGCGGCGTAAAAGTATTCGGTGGTACGTTCTTCGTATTTACAGATTACCTTCGTCCAGCAGTTCGTCTGGCAGCATTGATGAACTTGCCAGTAACGTATGTCCTGACTCACGACAGTATCGCTGTTGGTGAAGATGGTCCTACGCATGAACCAATCGAGCAATTGGCTTCCCTGCGTATCATTCCTAACTTGACGGTGATCCGTCCAGCGGATGGTAATGAAACTTCTGCTGCATGGGCTTATGCGCTTGAGAATAAGAGCAACCCGGTTGCCCTTGTACTCACTCGTCAAAACTTGCCAATCTTGGAAGGAACAGTTGAAGGATCACGTGAGAACGTTAAGCGCGGTGCTTATGTTGTTTCTGATTCAAAAGACGGCAAAGCAGTAGCACAAATCATCGCTACAGGTTCTGAAGTACAACTGGCTGTTAAAGCTCAAGCTGCACTTGCAGAGCAAGGCATCCAAGTTCGTGTAATCAGCATGCCAAGCTGGGATCTGTTCGAGAAACAGGACAAAGCGTACAAAGAATCCGTCCTGCTTCCAGACGTTAAAGCTCGTCTTGCAATCGAGATGGCTCATCCAATGGGTTGGGAGAAATATGTTGGCGATCAAGGCGACATTCTCGGAATCAACACATTTGGTGCATCCGCGCCTGGCGACCGTGTTATCCAAGAGTATGGCTTCACAGTGGATAACGTTGTTAGCCGCGTAAAAGCACTGCTGTAA
- a CDS encoding pyrimidine/purine nucleoside phosphorylase has protein sequence MSQFDQVSVVKEANIYYEGQVTSRTVILGDGSKVTLGIMLPGSYEFGTDSREIMEILSGDLKVLLPGEEDWQEIQGQATFHVPANSKFKLEIRSVTDYVCSYPAE, from the coding sequence ATGTCACAGTTTGATCAAGTGAGTGTAGTTAAAGAGGCCAACATTTATTATGAAGGTCAGGTAACCAGCAGAACGGTTATTTTGGGAGATGGCAGCAAAGTGACATTGGGCATTATGCTTCCAGGCAGTTACGAATTCGGTACAGATTCTCGTGAGATTATGGAGATTCTGTCCGGAGATCTGAAAGTATTGCTTCCCGGTGAAGAAGATTGGCAAGAGATTCAAGGTCAAGCTACGTTCCACGTGCCTGCCAATTCCAAATTTAAACTGGAGATACGCAGCGTTACCGACTACGTCTGCTCGTACCCGGCGGAATAA
- a CDS encoding glucose-6-phosphate isomerase, whose protein sequence is MAKKVTFDYSTALQFVNQHEVDYFAEPIRLAHEQLHNGTGTGSDYLGWIDLPTAYDKEEFARIQKAAAKIQSDSEVLIVIGIGGSYLGARAAIEMLTHSFYNNLSKDKRKTPEIYFAGNNISSTYVTHLLDLIEGKDFSVNVISKSGTTTEPAIAFRIFRAALEKKYGKEEARKRIYATTDKERGALKKLANEEGYESFIIPDDVGGRYSVLTAVGLLPIATAGINIEEMMQGAADASKEYSNPNVAENEAYQYAAVRNALYRKGKGTEILVNYEPSLHFVSEWWKQLFGESEGKDFKGIYPASVDFSTDLHSMGQFIQEGSRNIFETVIQVTEVSEHISIEADADDLDGLNFLEGKTMDFVNKKAFQGTLLAHTDGQVPNLIVNIPDMTPYSFGYLVYFFEKACGISGYLLGVNPFDQPGVEAYKKNMFALLGKPGFEEEKAALEARLSE, encoded by the coding sequence ATGGCTAAAAAAGTGACTTTTGACTATAGCACTGCATTACAATTCGTCAATCAACATGAAGTAGACTATTTCGCTGAACCGATTCGTTTGGCTCACGAGCAGCTTCATAACGGAACGGGAACCGGATCAGACTACCTTGGTTGGATTGACCTTCCAACGGCATATGACAAAGAAGAATTCGCTCGTATTCAAAAAGCGGCTGCTAAAATCCAAAGCGATTCAGAAGTTCTGATCGTCATTGGTATCGGTGGTTCTTACCTGGGTGCTCGCGCAGCGATCGAAATGCTGACACACTCTTTCTACAACAATCTGTCAAAAGACAAACGCAAAACGCCTGAAATCTACTTTGCAGGAAACAACATCAGTTCCACTTATGTTACACATCTGCTGGATCTGATCGAAGGCAAAGACTTCTCTGTAAATGTAATCTCCAAATCGGGTACAACGACAGAGCCAGCGATTGCATTCCGTATCTTCCGTGCAGCTCTTGAGAAAAAGTACGGTAAAGAAGAAGCTCGCAAACGCATCTACGCTACAACAGATAAAGAGCGCGGCGCTCTCAAAAAACTGGCGAACGAAGAAGGCTATGAATCCTTCATTATCCCAGACGATGTAGGCGGACGTTACTCTGTTCTGACGGCTGTAGGATTGCTGCCAATCGCTACTGCTGGAATCAACATCGAAGAAATGATGCAAGGCGCTGCTGACGCATCGAAGGAATATAGCAACCCTAATGTAGCTGAGAATGAAGCATATCAATATGCAGCTGTTCGTAACGCACTATATCGCAAAGGTAAAGGTACAGAAATCCTCGTAAACTACGAGCCTTCCCTGCACTTTGTATCTGAATGGTGGAAACAATTGTTCGGAGAGAGCGAAGGTAAAGATTTCAAAGGAATCTATCCAGCATCAGTTGACTTCTCAACAGATCTGCACTCCATGGGTCAATTCATTCAAGAAGGAAGCCGTAACATCTTCGAAACCGTAATCCAAGTGACTGAAGTTTCCGAGCACATCTCAATCGAAGCAGATGCAGACGATCTGGACGGTCTGAACTTCCTCGAAGGTAAAACGATGGACTTCGTAAACAAAAAAGCATTCCAAGGAACGTTGCTTGCACATACAGATGGTCAAGTACCTAACCTGATTGTGAACATTCCAGATATGACTCCATATTCCTTCGGATATCTGGTATACTTCTTTGAAAAAGCATGCGGCATTAGCGGATACTTGCTGGGTGTCAATCCATTTGACCAACCAGGGGTAGAAGCTTACAAGAAAAACATGTTTGCATTGCTGGGCAAACCAGGCTTTGAAGAAGAGAAAGCCGCGCTGGAAGCGAGACTTTCGGAATAA
- a CDS encoding YigZ family protein translates to MIERYRTVRESGNLEIVIKKSRFIGHIMPVTTEEEAIAFIDDIKKKHWNATHNCSAYMIGERDEIQKQSDDGEPSGTAGKPILEVIKNQQLKNVAIVVTRYFGGIMLGAGGLIRAYTDGAVAAIEAGEAITKVLHREIFVELDYTWLGKVENELRSREVRTGETGFTDKVTLTCLPPDSESEAFVAWITDLTQGQSRITEGQRLYFIEGE, encoded by the coding sequence ATGATTGAACGCTATCGCACGGTTCGAGAATCGGGCAATCTAGAGATTGTCATTAAAAAGTCCCGATTTATCGGACATATTATGCCAGTAACGACAGAAGAAGAAGCCATAGCTTTTATCGATGACATTAAGAAAAAGCATTGGAATGCAACGCATAACTGTTCCGCTTATATGATTGGAGAGCGGGATGAGATTCAGAAGCAATCCGATGATGGAGAACCGAGTGGTACTGCCGGTAAACCTATTCTAGAAGTCATCAAAAATCAACAATTGAAAAATGTAGCTATTGTGGTTACACGGTATTTTGGGGGAATCATGCTTGGCGCAGGTGGATTAATTCGCGCTTACACAGACGGTGCTGTTGCGGCCATTGAAGCTGGAGAAGCGATCACCAAAGTGCTGCATCGTGAAATATTTGTGGAGCTTGACTACACATGGCTGGGGAAAGTGGAAAATGAATTAAGGAGCCGGGAAGTCCGTACAGGTGAAACTGGATTCACCGATAAGGTTACGTTGACTTGTCTTCCGCCGGATAGTGAATCTGAGGCATTTGTGGCTTGGATCACGGATTTGACGCAAGGGCAGTCCCGGATCACGGAAGGACAGCGGCTTTATTTTATTGAAGGGGAATAA
- a CDS encoding TetR/AcrR family transcriptional regulator, translating into MARRAVEQELSRERILEAARHLFITKGYRAISMRSIGQHLGYSHGSLYYHFKEKAELFYAIVVEDFNHLGHLLMQAMVRPVRDGVSKAEHIMMEFIRFGLDNPYQYEIMFMLRDEELLSYCRAEQGRCFDLFASIIRQYMKEEGCSEEDIECVPRTLFLSMHGFISYFNQDRVTFAEIESSALSHVKVLCRNLHHQPGVQ; encoded by the coding sequence ATGGCTAGAAGAGCAGTCGAACAGGAATTGTCGAGGGAGCGGATACTGGAGGCGGCGAGGCATCTTTTTATTACCAAAGGATACCGCGCCATATCGATGCGAAGCATCGGCCAGCATCTAGGCTATAGTCATGGGTCGCTGTATTATCATTTTAAGGAAAAGGCAGAGCTGTTTTATGCCATTGTGGTGGAAGACTTCAACCATCTGGGACATTTGCTGATGCAAGCTATGGTCAGGCCAGTACGTGATGGCGTGAGTAAAGCCGAACATATCATGATGGAGTTTATTCGCTTTGGTTTGGATAATCCGTACCAATACGAGATCATGTTCATGCTGCGGGACGAGGAATTGTTGTCTTATTGTCGTGCCGAACAGGGGCGTTGCTTTGATTTGTTTGCATCCATCATTAGGCAATACATGAAAGAGGAAGGCTGTTCAGAAGAGGATATCGAATGTGTACCACGTACACTGTTTTTGTCTATGCACGGATTCATATCCTATTTTAATCAGGATCGTGTAACCTTTGCTGAGATTGAGTCCTCTGCACTGTCTCATGTTAAAGTACTCTGTCGTAATCTCCACCACCAGCCTGGCGTCCAATAA
- a CDS encoding secondary thiamine-phosphate synthase enzyme YjbQ: protein MLYTESLSTSRRDEMRDITRDVEAIVRTSGVQEGTVLIYCPHTTAGIAINENADPDVKHDVLLRLDEVYPWEHPEYRHAEGNTASHLKSITTGPSQTVIIHEGRLLLGQWQGIYFCEFDGPRKRQYFLKIMEG from the coding sequence GTGTTATATACCGAGAGTTTATCCACATCCCGGCGGGATGAAATGAGAGATATTACGAGGGACGTGGAAGCGATTGTCCGAACTAGTGGCGTGCAAGAGGGAACTGTGCTAATCTACTGTCCTCATACCACTGCTGGCATTGCCATTAACGAAAATGCAGACCCCGACGTGAAGCATGATGTTCTGCTACGTTTGGATGAAGTGTATCCTTGGGAGCACCCTGAATATCGACATGCTGAAGGCAATACAGCCTCTCACCTCAAGTCGATTACAACCGGCCCTTCGCAAACGGTCATTATCCATGAAGGCAGACTGCTGCTCGGTCAGTGGCAGGGAATTTACTTCTGCGAGTTCGATGGCCCACGTAAACGCCAGTATTTCCTCAAAATTATGGAAGGATAA
- the cysT gene encoding sulfate ABC transporter permease subunit CysT: MNTVLRHKGWTWGFRSTVLLYFIVLIVLPIIGVYVNSFSEGWSTFVESIMDPIAWKAVLLTVRLAVVATLINVVLGTMIAWVLTRYRFFGRSFLNSLVDLPFALPTAVGGLMIMLLLGPVSAIGKLAESMGFEIVFHQPAIVIAMTFVTFPFVIRAVQPLLEEIDPSEEEASYTMGASKARTFRVVILPSMAPGMISGGMLAFSRALAEFGAVVLVAGNIPGRTLTASVFIYGEIESDNPTGAAAVSVLLLTLSFVILWMINLVQMRGRRR; the protein is encoded by the coding sequence ATGAATACCGTTCTTCGTCACAAGGGATGGACTTGGGGATTTCGCAGTACTGTATTGTTATATTTCATCGTACTTATTGTGCTTCCGATTATCGGGGTGTACGTCAATTCGTTCTCTGAAGGCTGGAGTACCTTTGTCGAGAGTATTATGGATCCAATCGCTTGGAAAGCCGTACTGCTTACCGTTCGGTTGGCTGTGGTAGCCACATTGATCAACGTTGTGCTAGGTACGATGATTGCCTGGGTACTCACACGTTATCGGTTTTTCGGGAGATCGTTTCTGAACAGTCTCGTAGACCTGCCATTTGCTTTACCAACAGCCGTTGGTGGATTGATGATCATGTTACTCTTAGGACCGGTTAGTGCCATTGGCAAGCTGGCAGAGTCCATGGGTTTCGAAATTGTGTTTCATCAACCTGCAATTGTTATTGCGATGACTTTTGTTACGTTTCCTTTTGTCATTCGTGCTGTACAGCCGCTACTGGAAGAGATTGATCCTTCCGAAGAAGAGGCATCGTACACGATGGGTGCATCGAAGGCGCGTACTTTCAGAGTGGTTATCTTGCCATCGATGGCGCCAGGCATGATCAGTGGAGGGATGCTGGCATTCTCCAGGGCATTGGCTGAATTCGGTGCGGTTGTGTTGGTAGCAGGCAATATTCCAGGAAGAACGTTAACGGCATCCGTATTTATATACGGCGAGATTGAGAGCGATAACCCCACCGGGGCAGCCGCTGTATCTGTTCTGTTATTGACCCTATCCTTCGTCATTCTCTGGATGATTAATCTAGTGCAGATGCGGGGGAGAAGAAGATGA
- a CDS encoding sulfate ABC transporter permease subunit, translating into MRRLLIGLTYTVFVILLIIPLGRIVIGAFEDGAGGFLAGLMRPEALHALMMTGLVVLVVTLLNTLFGIMMAIYLVRAGWLSERVKGLLNSIVDLPYAVSPVIGGLMIVLLLGPSSIMGGFFEGIGFNVVYAFPGMVIATLFVTFPLMVREVMPVLQELGSQQEEAASTLGAYGWRTFWSVTWPSIRWAVVYGLVLTVARSLGEFGAVLVVSGNIMNRTQTATTLVYQDVENFNVSAANGVALVLVTFSVCLLLMMEWAKKRKEVH; encoded by the coding sequence ATGAGACGGCTGTTAATCGGACTGACGTATACGGTATTTGTAATCTTGCTGATTATTCCGCTTGGACGGATTGTTATTGGTGCTTTTGAAGACGGAGCAGGAGGATTCCTGGCTGGACTGATGCGTCCTGAGGCGCTACATGCTCTAATGATGACAGGACTGGTTGTTCTTGTCGTCACTCTGTTAAATACATTGTTTGGTATTATGATGGCGATTTATTTGGTTCGTGCTGGCTGGCTCAGTGAACGAGTCAAAGGATTGCTTAACAGCATCGTGGATCTGCCTTATGCGGTATCACCTGTAATTGGTGGATTGATGATTGTGTTATTGCTCGGCCCAAGCAGTATTATGGGTGGTTTCTTTGAAGGTATTGGGTTCAATGTTGTCTATGCGTTCCCAGGCATGGTCATTGCAACACTGTTTGTCACATTCCCGCTCATGGTTAGAGAAGTTATGCCTGTCTTGCAAGAGCTTGGCTCTCAGCAAGAAGAGGCGGCATCCACGCTCGGGGCGTACGGTTGGAGAACGTTCTGGAGTGTAACATGGCCTTCCATTCGTTGGGCTGTTGTATACGGTCTTGTGCTGACTGTGGCGCGATCATTGGGTGAGTTCGGAGCTGTACTGGTTGTATCAGGCAACATTATGAACAGAACACAGACAGCGACGACGCTTGTGTATCAGGATGTAGAGAACTTTAATGTGTCTGCTGCAAATGGTGTGGCATTGGTGCTGGTGACGTTTTCCGTATGTTTATTGCTCATGATGGAATGGGCCAAGAAGCGAAAGGAAGTGCATTAA
- a CDS encoding sulfate/molybdate ABC transporter ATP-binding protein: protein MHVEVRDLNKHFGQFHAVKDVSFDIAKGHLIGLLGPSGGGKTSILRMLAGLESPGSGEIRFHGKVVNHLPPQERGIGFVFQNYALFKHMTVFDNIAFGLKVKKTPKAQIRDRVMELVELTGLKGFEQRYPHQLSGGQRQRVAFARALAPEPQLLLLDEPFAAIDAKIRQELRSWLRELIERVGITSIFVTHDQDEAIEVADEIMIISQGRLEQKGTPWDIYKNPETPFVATFIGESTVVEDASELKGFEHAVEGENTRALIRPEYIEIGLKNEFSMLSATEKGTVKHLHFRGSEWMVEVEVRGHKLITYRSLEKTTLEIGQQIRVLVHRAYLFNDSHSWVVENRLKEDPMPVMI, encoded by the coding sequence ATGCATGTAGAAGTCCGTGATCTGAACAAACATTTTGGTCAATTTCATGCCGTAAAAGATGTTTCATTCGATATTGCCAAAGGCCATCTTATTGGTCTGCTAGGTCCTAGTGGTGGCGGGAAAACTTCAATTCTACGTATGCTTGCTGGTCTGGAAAGTCCAGGTTCAGGAGAGATTCGCTTTCATGGAAAAGTAGTAAACCATCTGCCACCGCAAGAGCGGGGCATCGGATTTGTCTTTCAGAACTATGCTTTGTTCAAACATATGACGGTATTTGATAACATCGCTTTTGGACTTAAGGTCAAAAAGACACCAAAAGCCCAGATTCGTGATCGAGTCATGGAATTGGTGGAGCTGACTGGGCTGAAAGGTTTTGAGCAGCGTTATCCGCATCAATTGTCTGGTGGACAGCGGCAGCGTGTAGCTTTTGCAAGAGCATTGGCACCTGAGCCTCAGTTATTGTTGTTGGATGAGCCGTTTGCCGCGATTGATGCGAAGATTCGTCAGGAGCTTCGTTCATGGTTAAGGGAATTGATTGAGCGTGTCGGCATCACTTCGATCTTTGTCACGCATGACCAGGATGAAGCCATTGAAGTCGCAGATGAAATTATGATTATTAGCCAGGGACGCTTGGAACAGAAGGGTACCCCGTGGGATATTTATAAAAACCCAGAGACACCTTTTGTAGCTACCTTTATCGGTGAATCAACAGTTGTCGAGGATGCTTCCGAGCTGAAAGGCTTCGAACATGCGGTTGAAGGTGAGAATACGCGTGCTCTGATCCGTCCGGAATATATTGAAATTGGCCTCAAAAATGAATTCAGCATGTTGTCAGCGACCGAAAAGGGTACGGTGAAGCACCTTCATTTCCGCGGAAGTGAATGGATGGTTGAAGTCGAGGTACGAGGTCATAAGCTGATCACGTATCGTTCCCTGGAGAAAACAACACTGGAAATAGGTCAACAGATTCGCGTGCTTGTGCACCGGGCATATCTATTCAATGATTCCCATAGTTGGGTTGTCGAGAATCGACTCAAGGAAGATCCAATGCCTGTCATGATCTAA